The following proteins are encoded in a genomic region of Pseudomonadota bacterium:
- a CDS encoding MarR family transcriptional regulator: MSIPAATKPAFTELQGQYLAFIYAYSKIHRRPPAEADMQRFFEVTPPSVHRMIRELESKGLIRRTPRLARSIELLVAPDDLPVLR, from the coding sequence ATGTCCATCCCCGCCGCCACCAAGCCTGCGTTCACAGAGCTCCAGGGCCAGTACCTGGCCTTCATCTACGCCTACTCGAAGATCCATCGGCGTCCGCCGGCGGAGGCTGACATGCAGCGCTTCTTCGAGGTCACCCCCCCGTCCGTCCATCGAATGATCCGCGAGCTCGAGAGCAAAGGGCTCATCCGTCGAACCCCCCGATTGGCACGAAGCATCGAACTGCTCGTCGCTCCCGACGACCTCCCCGTGCTCCGATGA